A stretch of the Streptococcus suis genome encodes the following:
- a CDS encoding 8-oxo-dGTP diphosphatase has product MTKKPVQLATICYIDNGKEFLLLHRNKKENDVHEGKWIGVGGKLEPGETPQACAIREVFEETGLTVTKHALKGIITFPDFTPNCDWYTYVFKITGFEGIIIECNEGDLEWVPYDQVLSKPTWEGDRHFQQWLLENRPFFSASFQYDGDTLVDYSVDFYGE; this is encoded by the coding sequence ATGACTAAGAAACCAGTCCAATTAGCGACAATTTGTTACATTGATAATGGCAAGGAATTTCTCCTCCTTCATCGAAATAAGAAAGAAAATGACGTCCATGAAGGGAAGTGGATTGGGGTGGGTGGCAAACTTGAACCAGGTGAAACCCCTCAAGCCTGCGCCATTCGTGAAGTCTTTGAGGAGACAGGTCTAACTGTTACAAAGCATGCCTTAAAAGGAATTATCACCTTTCCAGATTTCACCCCTAATTGTGATTGGTACACCTATGTCTTTAAAATAACAGGCTTTGAAGGAATAATTATTGAGTGTAATGAAGGTGATTTGGAATGGGTTCCCTACGATCAGGTTTTATCAAAGCCGACTTGGGAAGGCGACCGTCATTTTCAACAGTGGCTTCTGGAAAATCGCCCCTTTTTCTCTGCTAGTTTTCAATATGATGGAGACACACTCGTCGATTATAGTGTCGATTTTTATGGTGAGTAG
- a CDS encoding polyphosphate polymerase domain-containing protein, giving the protein MKTRIVQKQFKRKETKYIVDMDVFVEFEKELRQHMTEDEFATSTITNIYFDNEDFDMIQDSLAKKNGREKIRMRVYDEIPSETSQAFLEIKKKENKIGYKYRLTSNPVSVTNYIKNGVIDATIKDEKVISELEQLRKRYGVIKPKMYIYYDRVSYKGIKDKKVRLTIDKNLVYRDYNVNVMVGRFGKALLDPKKVIMEIKVPEERPDWLVALLEKYNIEKQSFSKYGNAYKLAHDIVEEEVIHHAAV; this is encoded by the coding sequence ATGAAAACAAGAATCGTACAAAAGCAATTTAAACGTAAAGAAACCAAATATATTGTTGATATGGATGTATTTGTAGAATTTGAGAAAGAACTTCGTCAACATATGACCGAAGATGAATTTGCTACATCAACGATTACGAATATTTACTTTGACAATGAAGATTTTGATATGATTCAAGATTCTCTTGCTAAGAAAAATGGACGTGAAAAAATTCGTATGCGTGTGTATGATGAAATTCCATCAGAAACAAGTCAAGCCTTTTTGGAAATCAAGAAAAAGGAAAATAAAATTGGCTATAAATATCGTCTAACATCTAATCCAGTATCTGTTACAAATTACATTAAAAATGGTGTTATTGATGCTACTATCAAAGATGAAAAAGTAATATCAGAACTGGAACAGTTGAGAAAACGTTATGGTGTCATCAAACCTAAAATGTATATTTATTATGATCGCGTATCATATAAGGGTATTAAGGACAAAAAAGTTCGCTTAACCATTGATAAAAACCTCGTATATCGTGACTATAATGTCAATGTAATGGTAGGGAGATTTGGTAAAGCCTTGCTAGATCCTAAAAAGGTCATCATGGAAATCAAAGTTCCAGAGGAACGTCCAGATTGGTTGGTTGCCTTGTTGGAAAAATACAATATCGAAAAACAATCGTTTTCAAAATATGGCAATGCTTATAAGCTAGCCCACGACATCGTAGAAGAGGAAGTCATTCATCATGCAGCTGTATAA
- the folK gene encoding 2-amino-4-hydroxy-6-hydroxymethyldihydropteridine diphosphokinase: MKNHAYLSIGSNMGDRLAYLQAALEQLDNHPDCQLGLVSPIYKTPAWGKTDQADFLNLACLVYTNLPAEDFLIVCQEIELALDRVRIEKWGQRTIDLDIVFWNKEMIQEENLIVPHPYAHERGFVLKPLSDIAIDYCHPGLNKTVGEMLRDLGEQNEIRRYVLGDL; this comes from the coding sequence ATGAAAAATCATGCCTATCTGAGCATTGGGAGTAATATGGGGGACAGACTGGCTTATTTGCAAGCCGCTTTGGAGCAATTAGACAACCATCCAGACTGCCAACTTGGTTTGGTTTCCCCCATTTATAAAACTCCAGCTTGGGGAAAGACAGATCAAGCAGATTTCTTAAATTTGGCTTGTTTGGTATATACCAATTTACCAGCAGAAGATTTTCTCATTGTTTGTCAGGAAATCGAACTGGCCCTAGACAGAGTAAGAATTGAAAAATGGGGTCAACGAACCATTGATTTGGATATCGTGTTCTGGAATAAGGAAATGATTCAGGAGGAGAATTTAATCGTTCCTCATCCCTATGCCCATGAGCGTGGCTTTGTACTTAAGCCACTTTCTGATATAGCGATAGATTATTGCCACCCTGGTTTAAACAAGACAGTTGGAGAAATGTTAAGAGATTTAGGGGAACAAAATGAGATAAGGAGATACGTTTTAGGAGATTTATGA
- a CDS encoding DUF4956 domain-containing protein, translated as MQLYNSIFSTANSSINLVQMVLVFGVSLSMGVLLAAVYKYKSNYTKEFVITLSLMPALIAVIISLVNGNLGAGVAVAGTFSLIKFRSAAGSSKEMLAVLLAMAIGLATGMGFLGLAIFTTVILSACILIFENISFVQVNQNRRHLLVTVPMNFNYDQFFENQFGKSCKQSDLLSLKYKKKKEALVLEYQVLLDKKITDKRLVDTVLSAGPLDVVLNKQMPKKKFL; from the coding sequence ATGCAGCTGTATAATAGTATCTTTTCAACAGCCAATAGTAGTATCAACCTAGTCCAGATGGTCCTGGTTTTCGGAGTCAGTCTATCCATGGGGGTACTCTTAGCGGCTGTTTACAAATATAAATCGAATTATACAAAGGAATTCGTTATCACTCTAAGTCTCATGCCGGCCTTGATTGCTGTTATCATTTCTTTGGTAAACGGGAACTTAGGTGCAGGTGTTGCGGTAGCGGGGACCTTTAGTCTAATTAAATTCCGCTCGGCAGCAGGTTCATCAAAAGAAATGCTTGCAGTCTTGCTGGCGATGGCTATTGGTCTTGCAACAGGAATGGGCTTCCTTGGTTTAGCCATATTTACAACAGTCATCTTATCAGCTTGTATCTTGATTTTTGAAAACATCAGTTTTGTTCAAGTCAATCAAAATCGTCGCCATCTCTTAGTGACAGTCCCTATGAATTTCAATTATGATCAGTTTTTTGAAAATCAATTTGGTAAGTCTTGTAAGCAGTCTGATTTATTATCCCTTAAATACAAAAAGAAAAAAGAAGCGCTTGTTTTAGAATATCAAGTCCTTCTTGATAAGAAAATTACAGATAAGCGTTTGGTAGATACAGTCTTATCAGCGGGTCCGCTGGATGTTGTGTTAAATAAACAAATGCCTAAGAAGAAATTCTTATAA
- a CDS encoding DUF389 domain-containing protein, with protein sequence MTGNYSTREYREKLYDDLHVRLSDTVILMCAIFIASIGLNMNSTAVIVGAMLISPLMTPIVGLGFGLAIFDTRLIKQSLEVLFTEVLVSLLVSTLYFWISPLSYASSELIARTSPTIWDVVIAIAGGIAGVIGSRKKEANNIVPGVAIATALMPPICTAGYGLANGNVRYLFGALYLFLINCVFIMLTNIIGTRILMRKSPLSSFKELNIKMRIGLIFLIVLLVLPASYSAVTLTMDQARKEGIKQFVGKEFANHTVINQLYKSRNNELVLTVVGDPISKEELETIRQKQASYGIQSVQLKVNQVHNSTKLDSETTKEFYENIDKYIDQKLSEKNSQNDLVKEIEADKD encoded by the coding sequence ATGACCGGAAACTATTCAACACGTGAATACCGAGAGAAATTATATGATGACCTTCATGTTCGGTTAAGTGATACAGTGATTTTGATGTGTGCGATTTTTATTGCCTCTATAGGTCTAAATATGAATTCAACAGCTGTCATTGTTGGAGCCATGCTGATTTCCCCTCTTATGACACCGATTGTTGGACTGGGATTCGGTTTAGCAATTTTTGATACACGTTTAATCAAACAATCTCTAGAGGTTTTATTCACTGAAGTATTGGTCAGTTTGCTTGTATCGACTCTGTATTTCTGGATTTCTCCCTTATCTTACGCAAGTAGCGAGTTGATTGCACGAACCTCTCCAACCATTTGGGATGTTGTCATTGCTATTGCTGGTGGGATAGCAGGTGTCATTGGTTCAAGGAAAAAAGAAGCAAACAATATCGTGCCAGGAGTAGCCATCGCAACAGCTCTAATGCCACCTATCTGTACTGCGGGGTATGGTTTAGCTAATGGAAATGTACGATATTTATTTGGGGCTCTCTATCTTTTCTTGATCAACTGTGTCTTTATCATGCTAACCAATATTATTGGAACAAGAATTTTGATGAGAAAATCTCCCTTAAGTTCATTTAAAGAGCTAAACATTAAAATGAGAATTGGGTTGATATTCTTGATTGTATTATTGGTCCTTCCAGCAAGCTATTCAGCAGTCACTCTGACGATGGATCAAGCGCGAAAAGAAGGGATCAAACAGTTTGTAGGAAAAGAGTTCGCCAATCATACGGTCATTAATCAACTCTACAAGTCAAGGAATAATGAATTGGTCTTGACGGTTGTTGGAGATCCAATTTCAAAAGAAGAATTAGAAACAATTCGCCAAAAACAAGCCTCTTACGGTATTCAATCTGTTCAATTGAAAGTCAATCAAGTCCATAATTCGACAAAATTAGATAGTGAGACGACCAAGGAATTTTACGAAAACATTGACAAGTATATCGATCAAAAACTCTCTGAAAAAAATTCACAAAACGATCTCGTAAAAGAAATTGAAGCAGACAAGGATTGA
- the folB gene encoding dihydroneopterin aldolase: MDKISLEKCRFYGYHGAFKEEQVLGQIFTVDCDLFVDLTAASKTDNLEDTVHYGMVFETIKAVVEGKPYLLIEKVAGVICQEIFSQFPKVEKIRLAIYKENPPIAGHYDAVGIELERERP, from the coding sequence ATGGATAAGATTTCGCTGGAAAAATGTCGATTTTATGGCTATCATGGAGCCTTTAAGGAAGAACAGGTCCTTGGTCAAATTTTCACTGTAGACTGTGATTTGTTTGTTGACCTAACTGCGGCCTCAAAAACTGACAATTTAGAAGATACAGTTCACTATGGTATGGTTTTTGAAACGATTAAGGCAGTCGTGGAGGGAAAGCCATATCTTCTTATTGAAAAGGTAGCAGGTGTCATTTGCCAAGAAATTTTTAGTCAGTTTCCAAAAGTGGAAAAGATTCGTTTGGCCATTTACAAGGAAAATCCACCAATTGCTGGCCATTACGATGCTGTTGGGATTGAATTGGAGCGTGAGCGACCATGA
- a CDS encoding transcriptional regulator yields the protein MILTKLDFMMLKRHISGKELAEQIGITPANLSILKTGKAKGIRFSTLNKLCQVLDCQPGDLFDYEEDE from the coding sequence ATGATCTTAACAAAGTTAGATTTTATGATGTTAAAGCGACATATATCAGGAAAAGAATTAGCTGAACAGATTGGCATTACGCCCGCTAATTTATCAATTTTAAAGACAGGAAAGGCAAAAGGTATTCGTTTTTCTACTTTAAATAAGTTATGCCAAGTGTTGGATTGTCAGCCAGGCGATTTATTTGATTATGAAGAAGATGAATAA
- a CDS encoding DUF2975 domain-containing protein — MAKSTIKNMSLTIFKVLTWLVQLILMIAALQNVYWLIRSINSASNSMYSKFFVYYFKIITPNTLGQQFLSGITIIIHLIIIIMIFIIMIMIRKLITSIQQGNYFTTVNLRYIKKLFLAAITAVVTQFMQLVLLYPCIASNDLHVSAIRRNDSVGLWLTELLFVAILYVVYQVFHSGMQLKVENDEFV; from the coding sequence ATGGCAAAATCTACGATTAAAAATATGTCGTTAACAATTTTTAAGGTCTTAACATGGTTAGTGCAGTTAATATTAATGATTGCAGCCTTACAAAATGTTTATTGGCTAATTCGATCAATTAACTCAGCTAGCAATAGTATGTATAGTAAATTTTTTGTGTATTATTTCAAAATCATTACACCTAATACATTAGGACAACAGTTTTTAAGTGGTATAACGATCATTATTCATCTAATAATCATTATCATGATTTTTATCATTATGATAATGATTAGAAAATTAATTACTAGTATTCAACAGGGAAACTATTTTACAACCGTTAACTTACGTTATATAAAAAAGTTGTTTTTAGCAGCAATAACAGCCGTTGTAACACAATTCATGCAATTAGTATTACTTTATCCTTGTATTGCATCTAACGACCTCCATGTATCAGCCATTCGACGAAATGATAGTGTCGGATTGTGGCTAACAGAATTATTATTTGTTGCTATTTTGTATGTTGTTTATCAGGTATTTCATTCAGGTATGCAACTGAAGGTTGAAAATGATGAATTTGTTTAG
- the folP gene encoding dihydropteroate synthase, whose protein sequence is MSIEQLAHQISIMGILNVTPDSFSDGGNYNEIESALAQVEKLLLEGATVIDVGGESTRPGATFVSEEDEIARVVPIIRAIKENYDCSVSIDTYKTSTARAALEAGADILNDVWAGLYDGDMLALAAEYKVPIILMHNQKEEVYDDIVGEVKNFLVERAQAALEAGVAADNIWLDPGFGFSKNVQHNLDLLHGLNQITSLGYPVLFGISRKRVVDYLIGGNSLPVDRDQATAALSAWAVQKGCKMVRVHNVAANRDIVKVWAQLTAGGQNG, encoded by the coding sequence ATGTCTATTGAACAATTAGCCCATCAAATATCAATTATGGGAATACTCAATGTGACACCGGATTCTTTTTCAGATGGTGGTAACTATAATGAAATCGAGTCTGCTCTAGCCCAAGTTGAAAAGTTGTTGTTGGAAGGAGCGACTGTCATCGATGTTGGAGGGGAGTCCACGCGACCTGGTGCAACATTTGTGTCTGAAGAAGATGAGATCGCACGAGTGGTTCCGATTATCCGTGCAATAAAAGAAAATTACGATTGTTCGGTCAGCATTGACACCTATAAAACGAGCACGGCCCGTGCAGCCCTAGAAGCGGGTGCGGATATCTTGAATGATGTTTGGGCTGGCCTTTATGATGGAGATATGTTGGCTTTAGCCGCAGAGTATAAAGTACCAATCATTCTCATGCACAATCAAAAAGAAGAAGTCTATGACGATATTGTAGGAGAAGTAAAAAACTTTCTGGTGGAGCGTGCGCAAGCAGCCTTAGAGGCTGGAGTTGCAGCAGATAACATTTGGTTGGATCCTGGATTTGGTTTTTCAAAAAATGTCCAACATAATCTGGACCTCCTACACGGATTGAACCAAATTACCAGTCTTGGTTACCCAGTATTGTTTGGTATTTCTCGCAAAAGGGTGGTTGATTACCTAATAGGTGGAAATAGTTTACCTGTTGACCGTGATCAAGCAACAGCAGCCCTGTCTGCATGGGCAGTGCAAAAGGGATGCAAAATGGTCCGTGTTCATAATGTGGCAGCCAACAGAGATATTGTAAAAGTTTGGGCTCAGTTAACTGCAGGAGGGCAGAATGGATAA
- a CDS encoding NADH:flavin oxidoreductase/NADH oxidase: MSLLLSPVEMAGLSLKNRVVMPPMCMYEVKNEDGLPTAFHHVHYGARAIGGVGLIIQEATAVEPDGRLSNRDLGIWSDRQGRALADLVMELKAFGSKVGIQLSHGGRKAADALQPIGPSAVGYSKEYQVPKEMTLDDIQRVQSAFVSAARRAQDAGYDMIEIHGAHGYLVNEFLEPLTNLRSDEYGGTLEKRFRFLKEIIEGVKTVFCGPIWVRLSATAYDETGTQNTLQDYQQIAKWLEELGVACLDISTGGLMDVKPNIPIYGGYQATFSAQIKQAVSIPVTAVGLLHNPELGEYLLQTGQADLIQVGRGLIRNVNWLADAAESLHDHDFQVYNNSYKRGQVR; the protein is encoded by the coding sequence ATGTCTTTACTTTTATCACCAGTTGAAATGGCAGGTTTGTCATTAAAGAATCGTGTGGTTATGCCACCTATGTGCATGTACGAGGTTAAAAATGAGGATGGCTTACCCACGGCTTTTCATCATGTTCATTATGGGGCGCGTGCGATTGGTGGGGTTGGACTCATTATCCAAGAGGCTACTGCGGTAGAACCAGATGGGCGCTTGTCCAATCGTGATTTGGGAATATGGTCTGATCGTCAAGGTAGGGCCTTAGCGGACTTAGTAATGGAGTTGAAAGCATTTGGAAGTAAAGTTGGAATTCAGCTTAGCCATGGTGGGCGAAAAGCTGCTGATGCTTTACAGCCAATCGGCCCAAGTGCTGTAGGGTACAGTAAAGAATATCAAGTACCAAAAGAAATGACCTTAGACGATATTCAACGTGTTCAGTCAGCTTTTGTATCTGCTGCTCGAAGAGCTCAAGATGCTGGTTACGATATGATTGAAATACATGGTGCACATGGTTACCTGGTAAATGAGTTTTTGGAGCCGTTAACTAACCTACGTTCTGATGAATATGGCGGAACTTTAGAAAAACGTTTCCGGTTTTTGAAGGAGATAATTGAAGGAGTTAAAACGGTATTTTGTGGACCAATTTGGGTGCGTTTATCAGCAACAGCTTATGATGAAACAGGAACACAAAATACTCTTCAAGATTACCAACAAATTGCCAAATGGCTAGAGGAACTTGGGGTGGCTTGTTTAGATATTTCTACGGGTGGTTTGATGGATGTGAAGCCCAATATTCCTATTTATGGAGGCTATCAAGCTACATTTTCAGCACAAATCAAACAAGCAGTCTCCATTCCAGTAACAGCAGTTGGTTTGTTACATAATCCGGAGTTAGGTGAGTATCTATTGCAAACAGGACAAGCTGATCTCATTCAAGTGGGACGCGGTCTAATACGAAATGTCAATTGGTTGGCTGATGCAGCAGAGTCGTTGCACGATCATGATTTTCAGGTCTATAACAACTCCTACAAACGAGGACAGGTGAGGTAA
- a CDS encoding DUF975 family protein, producing the protein MNNSQLKLNAKKLLKQHLSFFLILFIPYFIYFYLQYVLDFLALDLEVIYKGLLLTNNASSQAESLLITNNNFSSSSLSMTTTLVFSIITSGLLFVVLDAIRDREDYTQPIKKWGTIFSNGSYFIGAIVILILQTIWTVLWTVLLIVPGIVKSLAYSQAILIYRDALDSGESIGYIEAISRSRELMDGHKWQYFKLLISFIGWWILVVLTAGLLVIWVGPYYQMAKVNFYNNLVNNN; encoded by the coding sequence ATGAATAATAGTCAATTAAAATTAAATGCAAAAAAACTACTGAAGCAGCATTTAAGTTTTTTTCTAATATTATTTATACCGTATTTTATCTATTTCTATTTACAATATGTTTTGGATTTTTTAGCACTGGATTTAGAGGTAATTTATAAAGGGTTATTGTTAACGAATAACGCATCTTCGCAAGCCGAGTCCTTATTGATTACGAACAACAATTTCAGTAGTTCGTCATTATCAATGACTACGACGCTTGTATTTAGTATTATTACAAGTGGTCTATTATTTGTTGTACTTGATGCGATTAGAGATCGTGAAGATTACACACAACCTATTAAAAAATGGGGAACGATTTTTTCCAATGGTTCTTATTTCATTGGGGCGATAGTGATCTTGATTTTACAAACTATCTGGACTGTATTATGGACAGTACTTTTGATTGTTCCTGGTATTGTTAAATCATTAGCATATTCACAAGCAATATTGATATATCGTGATGCTTTGGATAGCGGTGAATCAATTGGTTATATTGAAGCGATTTCTAGAAGCCGTGAATTGATGGATGGTCATAAATGGCAGTATTTTAAATTATTGATTAGTTTTATTGGTTGGTGGATTTTAGTTGTTCTAACAGCAGGGTTATTAGTAATCTGGGTAGGACCTTATTATCAAATGGCAAAAGTTAACTTTTATAACAACTTAGTTAACAATAACTAG
- the folE gene encoding GTP cyclohydrolase I FolE, whose amino-acid sequence MSKQEQIEQTIYQLLELLGEDPNREGLLDTPKRVTKMYLEMFNGLKEDPKDQFTAVFSEGHEEVVLVKDIPFHSMCEHHLVPFYGIAHVAYIPSKGRVTGLSKLARAVEVASRRPQLQERLTHQVAHALQDALEPEGVFVMVEAEHMCMSMRGIRKPGSKTVTTVALGKYKEDAVLRRELLSMIHNK is encoded by the coding sequence ATGTCAAAACAAGAACAAATCGAACAAACTATTTACCAATTATTGGAATTATTGGGTGAAGATCCAAACCGTGAAGGTCTACTTGATACACCGAAACGGGTGACTAAGATGTACTTGGAAATGTTTAATGGGCTAAAAGAGGATCCCAAAGACCAGTTTACAGCCGTTTTTTCAGAAGGTCATGAAGAGGTTGTTTTGGTGAAGGATATTCCTTTCCACTCCATGTGTGAGCACCACTTGGTGCCATTTTATGGGATTGCTCATGTAGCCTATATTCCAAGCAAAGGCCGTGTAACTGGTCTGAGTAAGCTAGCGCGTGCAGTGGAGGTGGCAAGCCGGCGACCTCAATTGCAGGAACGCTTAACTCATCAAGTGGCTCATGCTCTTCAAGATGCCCTTGAGCCAGAAGGTGTATTTGTCATGGTTGAAGCGGAACATATGTGCATGAGTATGCGTGGAATACGCAAACCTGGTAGTAAGACAGTGACCACAGTTGCTCTTGGAAAATATAAAGAAGATGCTGTTTTGCGCCGAGAACTCTTGTCCATGATTCACAATAAATAG
- a CDS encoding IS6 family transposase, whose protein sequence is MNHFKGKQFKKDVIIVAVGYYLRYNLSYREVQELLYDRGINVCHTTIYRWVQEYSKVLYYLWKKKNRQSFYSWKMDETYIKIKGRWHYLYRAIDAEGLTLDIWLRKKRDTQAAYAFLKRLHKQFGEPKAIVTDKAPSLGSAFRKLQSVGLYTKTEHRTVKYLNNLIEQDHRPIKRRNKFYQSLRTASSTIKGMETIRGINKKNRRNGTLFGFSVSTEIKVLMGITA, encoded by the coding sequence ATGAATCATTTTAAAGGGAAACAATTCAAAAAAGACGTCATTATTGTCGCTGTTGGTTACTACCTGCGTTACAATCTAAGTTATCGTGAAGTTCAGGAATTGTTATATGATCGTGGAATAAATGTTTGTCATACTACGATTTATCGTTGGGTGCAAGAGTACAGCAAAGTCCTCTATTATCTTTGGAAGAAGAAAAATAGACAATCCTTCTATTCATGGAAAATGGACGAAACCTATATCAAAATTAAGGGACGTTGGCATTATCTTTATCGTGCAATTGATGCCGAAGGCTTAACCTTAGATATCTGGTTACGAAAGAAACGGGATACGCAAGCAGCCTATGCTTTCTTAAAACGACTCCATAAACAGTTTGGTGAGCCGAAAGCAATTGTGACCGATAAAGCACCTTCTCTTGGCTCCGCCTTTAGAAAGTTACAGAGTGTGGGTTTATATACTAAGACAGAGCACCGAACTGTGAAGTATCTTAATAATTTAATAGAACAAGACCATCGACCTATTAAACGACGAAATAAATTTTATCAAAGTCTCCGTACAGCCTCTTCCACGATTAAGGGCATGGAGACCATTCGAGGAATAAATAAAAAGAACCGAAGAAATGGAACGCTCTTCGGCTTTTCGGTGTCTACTGAAATCAAGGTATTAATGGGAATAACAGCTTAA